The genomic window GACAGACTCTCGTTTCTCCTGTGTGACATAAATAAGTGAACCAGCGTCATCAAGCTCTAGGGCCAATCCAGCGGGAGATTCCAGCTACGTTGAATTTTAGGAGTTACATTCATTAAGGTGTGGTTTTGAGTCTGTTCGGTAAATCGCATGTACAAAAATCTAGACTGACTCATTGTAAGCaaaatttcaaattattttacgTTGAACTAAAATCATTTGGTTGTTCccaaattaataacaaaaatgcCATAAAAGCACACCAAGCATTGTGGAAATCCAAAGGCAATCATAAGAAGATAATATTTATCATATCCCCAGAAAAATTATGTAGGTCTATTTGTGTATTCTCTATGAAACGAATGCATTTTGTTTAGGCTATTTGTTAATGGCATATCACTTTCCCTTAATGTATTTATCTGGGTTAAATAGTTTTTCCTTTCTTATTATTGGTTACACTCTTGATGTTCGGTGTTAATCTTTATGATTGCAAGTTTCTTACATGTATTGATTggttctaaaaaataataataaaaacatttttaaaactcgTTTTCTCCAAGTGTCAACAGCGTTTGACTTCTTCATGTTTCCCTCGTTTTACTACCGTGCTACTACGCGCGTCAACTCCGTAATTTTCTACCGACATTCAAATAATGGTTTAATCtcatatataatattaaaacgTACAATAAACTGTCGTTTTATTCAGTGACTTGTAAACTAATATCAATATCCTTAGccttatccatccatccatccattatctatacccacttatcctggccagggtcgcagggggtgttggagcctatcccagcgtgcattgggcgagagtcagaaatacaccctggacaggcttccaatctatcgcagggcacactcaccattcactcactgttctctcgcacactcatacctatgggcaatttagagtttccAATTGGCCTATCTGCATGcctctggactgtgggaggaaaccggagtacccggaggaaacccacgcggatacggggagaacatgcaaacttcacacagaaaggccccaagccgagattcgaacccttGACCTTCTTGAttcccactgcaccaccgtgccgcccttCTTAGCCTTATATTtaggcaaattcatttttactttataTTGGCTTATCTATAACTACAGACTATGTCAGGGTTAGGCAACCCTGAgtcttggtttttgttccatctgAGGTTGACAACACAAGTTTGATGgatgataaaataaaagtttgagCTGGAATATGTTATGAATGGTGAAATGCGGCTTGCCTCCAGCACATGGTCACCTGCATTCACTAAAAGCTGATTACTTAAAAACAACCAAGTTATGTAGTTACACtacacattacatcacattacaggcatttagcagaccctcgtctccagagtgacttacacaactttttacactgcattttcattgcatacagctggatatatactgaagcaatgcaggttaagtacctcactcaagggtacagcagcagtgtcctacccaggaatcgaacctgtgacctttaggttaacaagactagctccttacccattacactacactgccactacAGTTTGGGAAAACCAGGGATGCCTGCCCCCGGTTCTACGTTTTCATGTTACTTTGCTTTTGCCTACAGTATGGCTCTTATTGATCTGTAGTCACTATGTATACCGCCTGCCAGGTAATGGCTTGGCAGGACATTCGCCATACCTTTACGTCACTTAAGAGTTTGGTATTTTTCTGGGTCTCCCCCGAAATACGACGACCACATTCCCACAGTCACACAATCCTTCCTTGTCTTCTCCTTACTATTCCTGCCTATAGTCCCACAATTACTGATTATCCCCATCGGTCAAAACCTTctgcaagcaaaacaaacacacttcaACCAATCCTCAAACAACCTCTGATCGTTGCTTATTGAAGCCAATTGTGGGTcacacaagtaaacaaacaaacaaataaatcagaAGGATTTGCACACATAGTGCTATTGCAGCCAACTGAGCacgttaaaacatgttctaGAAATTTATCGATGCCTTTTATCAGAgaggtgtttttcttttttttactgctgctaCCACACAGCTGTAATTCTAGCAGGCAAAATAACTAACATGATTAAAAGTgacaaaaatattatgaaaaaataaagcaaacttTTTCACAATTTAGGTCTTTGTGAACGCCAGTATTATACAGAAGACAGTATTGTTTTGAATTTTACTCTGTGGGGTTTTGATGCAAGTGAGCTCTTTTTCTCACAGATTAAAAGATAATTTTATTGGGAATGATTGATTAGTAATGATTACACTGACCATATTctgataaaaatgcaaatattacaatattcaatttccttaaaaaataaatcaattatatatacacatatgacTACTCCTGGCCTATattgtgctttattttgtaCAGGCATAGTTCTGAAGAAGATTTGACATTTATTCAGAGTTTGATGGATTAAACAACATAATGAATGAATTCTTGAATTAATGACCAACagactagctagttagcttcCTCAATTTTAAATTAGCTCTCAGGATCTTTGTTTCACTCTAATCCCACATTctgaacattttacattcaGAATGACAACGACATCCTAAATGGTTGTGAAAATGTGTATGCATTcggtgtgctgtgctgttgccaTTTTGCCAGATTCttgttcagaaatgtatttactgtCACTGCTAATATAAATCCAGTCCTATCAATTTAATTGGCCTGAAAATGATTTTAGGCATGATCACTCAGAGAGGGAGGATTCTCAGTAAGACAGCGGCTTTCACCCCTCAAACCTCCTCATAACTGGTGTCAACAGTGTAACAGCTGGTCACATTTCAGTTGAAACTGTTTGATTTCTTTATTACCAATGtgtttacataataataataataataataataataatattgaggAAAATGTCATATTTGGTTTAAGTCCGAGGAAAAAAgcacatgaaaatgtgtttttcttgacATTCGGCACCTCATAAAatccatcaaaaaataaaaaacatcgtCTGCCACAAAGTCATCGTAAGTTCCATCTTTTTCAAATGCTGTAAGAATATCAATAATATGCTCATGTCTCAGGATCCTACAGCACCCCAATAACCGTCACCTCACTTCTGAAGGCTGGATCGCGGAAGACCTTAATCTGCGTACAGGATCTGCGTccaaccaatcagcagtctTGTTTTTCAggcaattccccccccccccccccccgcatgtcCGAGATGGGCCTCGCGTATAcatcctgtaatgtaatacaccCTGAACGCAACTGTAGTTTTGGGCGCATTAAAAAAAGGcgaaatttaaaaagtaattaaaaacgagaacgatttttaaaaaatctacaaCTTATACAGTTAAAACTCAAATAGAAAAGACAACAATTTTACGATTTCATACGATGACGTCAAACAAtaacctgcatttatttctaaCATAGGCTACGTATAATTCAGTTTAACTTACCCGCATTTGACGCGCAAATGCTACCCAAGACCAAAGAAAGAGCGAGGACTCTCATTCCGAGTACCATTTTCAGATAGATTACTCGTAAAACATGCCCAGTTTCTGGTTATTGAAGTCTTCCGCGACTTCGTTGAGTCGTTTGACAAATGATAATACCAGGAAATTAACGTGTTGGTAAATGGGTAGCGCTTAGCCAATAGTAAACACGCAGAGACGAAGCATCACTAAACTCTGGGGCAACTTGATGAAAATAGGTTCTGCACCGAAACTGAAAGTAAAGTTCGAGCGATTTGAAGGTGCTCACGAGGCAGCCACGTGAATAAACTGCTAACACACAGCTTtacaccaataataataataataataataataatataggctactttATATAAGGTGGGCTATACCTGCTCGTTAACCCAAACAATCAGCTGCTCCAGATAGTTAATtatgtggctgcaactcaatataaacacagacacagtgaagaGTTAAGGCTTTTCTGGAGGTTAAAGGGGGTCCTACTCTACATACGGTGCGGTGTGTAAGTACTGTGTAGTGACGCAAGTACTGTTGTttcggctctgtactccagagcACTGGAATTAATATGAAGCGAAGAACAGGGggctaaagtgcagactgttagctttaatttgagggtatttacatccacacacagtaaaatgtcctgtgttaattaaactctaacagtgtcaattcaactcaAACAGATAGCAtttgggcattttactgtgtatgggTGGtgcatgtaggaattacagccatttttatgcaTGCACATTACCTGGGCTTGTTCTGTTATTCTGTTGAGTCACAAATGGAGTCCAATGGACTGACATTCAGagtcacacagacatgcagtcaGAGGAACCATAATGTGGGTAAGATGAACAGCAGAGCTTCTCCTTAAGCACATGGTACACACACCAGATGCACTGTGTCCAATTCTACGGACAGagacgcacactcacacccctgcaaaaataaatgggtACACCTCCAACTCTCTAAAAGGGTAAAATTTACTCTTAagcaactccagtcctggagagccgcagtgtctgcaggtttaacttcagtcctggagagccggggtctgcagctttaactccagtcctggagggccgcagtgtctgcaggtttaactccagtcctggagagccgcggtgtctgcaggtttaactccagtcctggagagccgcggtgtctgcaggtttaactccagtcctggagggccgcagtgtctgcaggtttaactccagtcctggagagccgcggtgcctgcaggtttaactccagtcctggagagccgcagtgcctgcaggtttaattccagtcctggagggccgcagtgtctgcaggtttaactccagtcctgggggccatagtgtctgcaggtttaactccagtcctggagggtcgcggtgtctacaggtttaactccagtcctggaggaccagaGAGTCTGCTGGTTATTGTGGTTCTCTTACAATCAGCATTGAACGAGGTGCatggactcttcagccaatcaatgacttaagaACTTTGGTGTCAAAATGTGCTGAAAACTGGCAGAAACCGCACCATTCAATGACTGGAGTCTGGCACCCTCtctctaaattatttaataaaattttctATAAGATCTTCTATACATGGGTGGTTTGGAAGAGTGTCATTCGCTTGTAatgctgtgtcttttttttaatctccagtGTGCCTGAATTACCActtatggttttatttttattttattcttgtattgtgatgataaaaataaaactatggtTATTTCTGTGCGATTTGGGTTGTCCACAAAGTTTTGTGATGATGATATTCCTAGAGTTTGGAATGCCCTGCTTGAGGAGATCAGGCTTGCTGAGTCAGTGCCTCGTTTTAAATCtcttcttaaaacacatttttacaaagttgcttttattgttttagcCTCTTAATACCTTTTCTactcttatttttatattttttaacatccTGTTATTTACTATATTCTTTTAACcttgtatctgtatctgttcctCTGTTTGGCCCTCTCTCATGCTGCTCCTCttttcatgttaatttattcatatactttgttttaatgtgtcccTTAAGCTGTCGTCCAcatcttgtattattttatttcttctatgtgtgtaaagcactttgtaactttgtttttgaaaagtgctatgcaaataaagtttataactatcattattattattattattattactcccCGGCCTAATCCatataaaaagtataaatagAGCCACAAATCCTATGAATTTTATCTGCAGCCATACAGCCttatggcctgttctcatcattacgTGTCCCTGtattcttaaataaaataaatcaggtTGGAGCACATTTTGCATGGTAGACGACCAAGATTTGTAACGCCCCATGCTCTCCTGATTCCCTTGCCAAAATATCCCGTCTGGCTTCTCATCAAAAGCCGCTTTGAGTTCTGTTTCCGAGAAATCACGTGGTTTAACCGATACACAATTGAGCGATGGATTATCCTAGATCGCCCTCTACGGGTGCAAGGTACCATACTCAGGCGGCGGTATTGTAGCGCCGACTTCTGTTAGAAAATATCCGTTAAAGCGGAATAAATGATTTCCGTTAAGCTAACCCCGAAAGCCTTAACGCTGTTACCATTTAGTTCGAAAAAGATTAAAGTGATAATCCAGAATATGACAATGGTACTGGAAAACAAGATATAGTCGACATCCAGAATATAATTCTACGTAGTgtacaaaatgcattaatttcatGACGTGTAATAATCCCAGCCACATTTTTCCGAAATGGTCATTAATGCGTTCAATGGCATTGCTGCGTCAATTCTACCATTCTATCCATACCTTAAGCCTATTTGTTGCCCCGTAAAAATGTTCAACATTTAGACCATACGCGCATGCTCATTGGAGTCTTCAAACTGAAAGTATAGAAAGATGAAAACCTGACAACAGGAGttttacacatacacaagctCCCGAGCCACCGCTTGGGTAATACCGAACTCTTATTTTAGTTAAATAGAACTTACACTCGCTGACAATTATGACGGATATCGCGACGATCTACAAACTGTCCTTGATTGCTTTTGCTTGTGCTATGCAAGGTAAGAACGCACGCAATTAACTCGCATGCACCGTgtgctttttcctgttttggtgCTGTTTGGATGATGTTGACCATCTCGGTGAACATGAGATATGTCAACCGCGATAAAGCACTTAATGTTTTTGGTAGGCTACTGCACTGCTGGGTTATGAATTATGTTACAAGCGAAAGCCGGCGAACTTGGCATCAGTGCAGTTACTATTAGGTTAACCGTTTTCATCTAATTGTAATCACACTGTGGACATTTATGTCACGTAGACATACAAAATGTTACTATGTCTACGTACGTAGATTCATAGCatacatttgtaaattaaagtgtatttagtatattgtgtgtgtgttcgtatgtgtgtgtgtgagagagagagttggcgGGGGAGGAGACAGAGCTCAGAAAAAGTACCGGACTTTCTGTGCTGGAACGCGAGCGTTTCCGTTACGTTTTATAAATGCTCAATCTCTCTTCGAATTCCCCAAACATTGCTCTCAATTTTTATGTTGATATGATAATTGTGAAATCGTCTATTGATAATTAATCTCGGTACAGACATGTTATCAGATTACACGgacctgtcacacacacgcacacacacacacacacacacacacacacaaacactacagaCCGAAAGTATTAGGccatttgtggttttttttcttcttcaaatttTTAATAAAGATCTTAGGTAGAgaataattcagttaatatatgcacatttattaaataacaaaccaaagtataaacatgtttttctgtttctacCTACAgtcacatctaagcctaactctcCTTCTTTGCCATAattcttgcaactttagtgcTTATTCTACttgcactacaggctaaagATATTAATCTACCTggggttacaaaaaaaaaaaaacttaaatgacaTAAGATTTCACTCGATTTAATtttccctccacctccctcccaccccttcaCCCCCACTTTCCAAAATAATTGGATAGACTtacaataattcatttaattgtaaatgAAGCCAAAGCAGGCTATTTGGAGGAAAGTCATGtataagattatttttaatgtaaaactgTGTTATTATAGGttggaactgaaaaaaaagtttatactttGGCAATGTAGTATATACacgtacactacatggccaaaagtaagtggacacccaaacatcacatccatatgtgcttgttgaacatctcattccaaaatcCACAGACATTAACATGGAGTTTgtccccccctttgctgctataacagcctccactcttctgggaaggctttccactagattttggaaaatggctACGGGGATCCACTTCCATACAACCAGAGGatcattagtgaggttgggtaCTGATGTTGGGCGATAAGGCACTGGCTCACATTCAGCATTCCAGTTCATCCCAGATGTGTTCTGGCGAGTTGAgaccagggctgtgtgcaggccAGCCAAGGTCTTCCACACCTTTATGGACCTCGCTTTGTGCatggggacattgtcatgctgaaacaggaaagggccttccccaaactgctgccTCCATTTCCCTATagtgtcattgtatgctgtagcattaagacttCCATTCACTGGAACTAAGTGGCCCAGCCcaaagcatgaaaaacagccccagactattATTCCTCCTCCAGCAAGGTATTCTCCTGGCatttgccaaacccagatttgtccgACAGGCTGCCAgttagtgaagcgtgattcatcactccagagaacgcgtTGTCACTGCTTCAGAGTCCAGTcgatgcttggcattgtgcGTGGTGATCCTTGGTTTGTTAAAGGTGGCATCCAATGACAGGGCTGTAAGCTTGATTTTATGCCCCTGTtagcagtgggtgtggctgaagaagccaaacccactaattagaaggggtgtccatatatatttggccatgtagtgtttatatacagtagtagcctatatttaatCCCTCCGTGCCTTAACCTGCCCGTTCATCACTGCCTTTCAGGGTACGGGGCAACATGTCCGGTTCTGGAGTGCTGGTTCGTTCAGGAGAAGTCGGGTCGAGGAGGCGGGTTTCCAGCTGCCATGAGCCAGGAGAAGTCCCTGCTTTACGTCGGAACCGACCCGGACAACACTGGAACCGGGACAACAAAGAATCCCCCAGCAGACATCGACTCCGCGCGGATCTACTACGTCACCGGTCAGTAACCGTGCAGCGCTTCGAACAAGAGATTCGCTGGTTCAATGTGCGATGTATGCGGTAGTGCGGTCTTTTATACTTTTCACCCTCGTTTATCAGATCCAGGGGCTTCTCTTTGCAGTTCCTCTCTTCGTCCACCAGAGGGCTCTGTCAGGAAGCCGCAGTGTGAAATAAATCCATATCTGCCTCAGCCTGCTATGGTCCAATGGGCAGCTCCGCTGACCGAGTCCGCCCACAGTCCCATCTACCTTCAAGCTGATTGGCTCTCAGTCTCCGCGCACGGCCTTGACGGACAGCTGGCGCTTTCCAGCGTTATGAGAGCTACAACGAAAACCAACAAGCCAAGCGGTAATGAATGTTTTagtcacattttgtgttacacGTTAAattagtattaataataataataataataataataataataataataacaacagtaataacaataataataataataataatgaatccTCTCCCTCAGTAATCGTCAGTGTGTACAGTAGAACAGTCTCGGTCCGCGCCAGACTGGGGGCTCCAGTGGTTCTGGACTGCGGGTTCTGGACCGAGCCCTCGTCCCCGCTCTCCGCCGGGGGGTTTTCGGTGGAGTGGCGGTATCAGTTCCGGGGCGAGGGGCGCTTGGTGCTGGCCTACGACGGCAAGAACGACCGCTTGGCTCAGACTGcggaggaaggggcggagctgGACATCGCCGCCCTGCACCAAACAGGAAACGCATCACTCATCCTGCAGGAAGCTCAAGTCAGGCACTCCGGGACCTACATCTGTTCCGTCTACCTGCCGTACCTTCTGTCACAGGTGTCCGTCAACCTGGAGATTGAAGGTGCGTAAGACGCTTGCTGTGTACAGACATTTAAAGGAGAATTTCACACTGCTTAGTTCAGTCCTTACTGTCACTTGCTTTTAGCGCACTTGTAACCACTGAGTTATACAGCATGCCTTTTTAACATTCAACCATGCCCTGCAAGACTGGTCTTCGGATTTTGTCAGTGCACTACAGTTCCCAGCAAGCATTTCACCAACAATGCCATAGACGTCATAGACAAAGTCATCGCAATGGACTGTGGGAGCTTGAGGCTAGGAAGCGCGGAAATGGCTGAGCAGTCATCCTGTGTTTCAGGTGAACCCCGGTCCTTGAGAACCGTAGGGCGTTCGGGCTTTCGTTATTATTCAGTGCTCAACCAATCAATTTAAGGACTTCTTGGGTGAGaattaattgcacatttttaaggcaaaaataaaagccagtGCGCACTCTGGCTCTCTCAGCAATGCCACCGTTTTAGGCCCGAAGCATACGTACGTAAGTAACGCTTTGAGCTACGCATTCTAAAATGCGTCACCCGAAATTCTTAACACAACGTAAGAGCAAGCTGCGGTGTCAAGCGTCGTAGCAAGGGGGCGCCATAGCAGGCAACAACAAGATGAAGCCGCCTTCTTCAATTTGCACTTCCGCTCATTCTTATCACAGTCGTCCTGGAGCGCCCCCTTGTGGCCTCAGGTTTATTAGCTCCGCAGGGACATAAGAACGCACATTGAGTATGTGCGACTGGGCCGTGCTTTTGCAGTGCGTTGGCCAGGTGTTGTCGAATGTGTACTTACCTAGGGTATGTTCCTTATGACCTTATGCAGTGTAACTGTTTCCTCCTGCACACtattaaccccgccccctgtccccccccccccatccccgtcccttgccccacctcccccacaccccttgatttcacctctcctctctcagagcctccctccctctccatcagccccccgaccccccaggTGCTGCTCCCCGGCCAGTCCCTGTCTCTGCAGTGCCAGGCATCCGgcttcacccccctccctctggagCTGCGCTGGGAGTTTGCGGACGCAGACGGAGCGGTGCGCCCCCTAGGGGCGGGGAGGGTGTCCGGGCACAAGCAGGCCTGGGACGGGACCTTCACCCAGAGCTCCTGgctggaggtggggaggggcggggaagACCTGGCGGGTGGCGGCGAGGTCGTCTGCGTGGGGCTTCACTCTGGGGGCGCCAGGCGGGCCCGCGTGCCACTCAGCGTAATAGGTGGGCGTGgccacacacctgtctgtcagaCAGCACTGCAGCCAATGAAAAAACTGCATCTTGATGATGCTACGCACTC from Anguilla anguilla isolate fAngAng1 chromosome 8, fAngAng1.pri, whole genome shotgun sequence includes these protein-coding regions:
- the LOC118232968 gene encoding tapasin-like, whose amino-acid sequence is MTDIATIYKLSLIAFACAMQGYGATCPVLECWFVQEKSGRGGGFPAAMSQEKSLLYVGTDPDNTGTGTTKNPPADIDSARIYYVTDPGASLCSSSLRPPEGSVRKPQCEINPYLPQPAMVQWAAPLTESAHSPIYLQADWLSVSAHGLDGQLALSSVMRATTKTNKPSVIVSVYSRTVSVRARLGAPVVLDCGFWTEPSSPLSAGGFSVEWRYQFRGEGRLVLAYDGKNDRLAQTAEEGAELDIAALHQTGNASLILQEAQVRHSGTYICSVYLPYLLSQVSVNLEIEEPPSLSISPPTPQVLLPGQSLSLQCQASGFTPLPLELRWEFADADGAVRPLGAGRVSGHKQAWDGTFTQSSWLEVGRGGEDLAGGGEVVCVGLHSGGARRARVPLSVIGARGPTVEDSIAMVAVALGLYGLIRIATWTLGMSGFAGRDPEAKKEK